Proteins encoded in a region of the Geobacillus genomosp. 3 genome:
- a CDS encoding ReoY family proteolytic degradation factor, producing the protein MTYVSVNEKKEFIRWFLSHYQLKRRECVWILNYLMSHDQLMQKVHFVENAQYCPRGIVMSTHCVDDVPFRFYKGNVMTTDAEKSFHDIRLNRDEDIYIQLNFRASFHSPQYVAVLEENPYAPKQAQVSENDQRLAEQFLERSIYEFRRARLMKLIDEALDRHDEEAFRRLTDELNKL; encoded by the coding sequence ATGACGTACGTATCCGTCAATGAAAAAAAAGAGTTTATCCGTTGGTTTTTAAGCCACTACCAGCTGAAGCGGCGCGAATGCGTCTGGATTTTAAACTATTTAATGAGCCATGATCAGTTGATGCAAAAGGTGCATTTTGTCGAGAACGCCCAATATTGCCCGCGCGGCATTGTGATGTCGACCCATTGTGTCGATGATGTGCCGTTTCGTTTTTACAAAGGAAATGTGATGACAACCGATGCGGAGAAATCATTCCATGATATCCGTTTGAACCGTGACGAAGACATTTACATCCAGCTTAATTTTCGCGCTTCTTTTCATTCGCCGCAATATGTCGCTGTGCTTGAGGAAAATCCGTACGCGCCAAAACAAGCGCAGGTGAGCGAAAACGATCAACGCCTCGCCGAGCAATTTTTGGAACGGTCCATTTATGAGTTTCGGCGCGCACGGCTGATGAAACTGATCGATGAGGCGCTCGACCGCCATGATGAAGAGGCGTTCCGCCGGCTGACCGATGAGCTGAACAAATTGTAA
- the qcrB gene encoding menaquinol-cytochrome c reductase cytochrome b subunit, whose translation MLNKLYDWVDERLDITPLWRDIADHEVPEHVNPAHHFSAFVYCFGGLTFFVTVIQILSGMFLTMYYVPDIKNAWESVYYLQNEVAFGQIVRGMHHWGASLVIVMMFLHTLRVFFQGAYKKPREMNWIVGVLIFMVMMGLGFTGYLLPWDMKALFATKVGLQIAEATPLIGPAIKTLLAGDPEIVGAQTLARFFAIHVFFLPAALLGLMAAHFLMIRRQGISGPL comes from the coding sequence GTGTTAAACAAGCTGTATGACTGGGTTGATGAACGCTTGGATATTACGCCTTTATGGCGGGATATTGCCGATCACGAAGTTCCGGAACATGTCAACCCGGCCCATCATTTTTCCGCCTTTGTCTACTGTTTTGGCGGGCTGACGTTTTTTGTCACGGTTATTCAAATTTTGTCTGGGATGTTTTTGACGATGTATTACGTCCCGGACATTAAAAATGCGTGGGAATCGGTCTACTACTTGCAAAATGAAGTGGCGTTCGGCCAAATCGTGCGCGGCATGCATCACTGGGGGGCGAGCCTCGTCATCGTCATGATGTTTTTACATACGCTGCGCGTCTTTTTCCAAGGAGCGTATAAAAAGCCGCGCGAGATGAACTGGATCGTCGGCGTGTTAATCTTCATGGTCATGATGGGTCTCGGCTTTACCGGCTACTTGTTGCCGTGGGATATGAAAGCGCTGTTCGCGACAAAAGTCGGTCTGCAAATCGCGGAAGCGACGCCGCTCATCGGTCCGGCGATCAAAACGTTGCTGGCCGGGGATCCGGAAATTGTCGGCGCCCAAACGCTGGCGCGGTTCTTTGCGATTCATGTCTTCTTCTTGCCGGCCGCTTTGCTCGGCTTGATGGCAGCGCACTTTTTAATGATTCGCAGACAAGGCATTTCCGGTCCGCTATGA
- the hisC gene encoding histidinol-phosphate transaminase has translation MQVKEQLRGLPPYQPGKSIEEVKREYGLSDIIKLASNENPYGSSPAAKSAITAELDRLAVYPDGYARTLREKVAKHLSVKETQLLFGNGSDEVVQIFCRAFLEPGTNTVMATPTFPQYRHNAVIERAEVREVPLVDGRHDLEAMLNAVDENTRIVWICNPNNPTGTYVNEAELRAFLDRVPPHVLVVLDEAYYEYATAADYPQTVPLLHEYEQLVIMRTFSKAYGLAALRVGYGIASEALIRAVEPAREPFNTSTVAQAAAAAALDDQAFIRTCVEQNHAELERYYRFCAEHGLKYYPSQTNFLFIDFGIDGDEVFQYLLERGIIVRSGRALGLPTGVRITVGTKEQNDRVLETISHMLREKQLA, from the coding sequence CTTCGGGGGCTTCCCCCGTACCAGCCGGGAAAATCGATTGAGGAAGTGAAGCGGGAATACGGCCTTTCGGATATTATCAAACTCGCTTCCAATGAAAATCCGTACGGCTCGTCGCCGGCGGCGAAGTCCGCCATCACCGCTGAGCTTGACCGCCTTGCCGTCTACCCGGACGGCTATGCGCGCACGCTGCGCGAAAAGGTGGCGAAGCATCTTAGCGTCAAGGAAACGCAGCTTTTGTTTGGCAACGGCTCGGATGAGGTCGTGCAAATTTTTTGCCGCGCCTTTTTGGAGCCGGGCACGAACACGGTGATGGCGACGCCAACGTTTCCTCAATACCGCCATAACGCGGTCATCGAGCGGGCCGAAGTGCGCGAAGTGCCGCTTGTCGATGGGCGCCATGATTTGGAGGCGATGCTTAACGCCGTCGACGAAAACACGCGCATTGTGTGGATTTGCAACCCGAACAACCCGACAGGCACATATGTAAATGAAGCGGAGCTGCGCGCTTTTTTGGATCGCGTGCCGCCGCACGTGCTGGTTGTCTTGGACGAGGCGTATTACGAATACGCGACTGCGGCCGACTATCCACAAACCGTGCCGCTCTTACACGAATACGAACAGCTTGTCATTATGCGCACGTTCTCGAAGGCGTACGGGCTCGCCGCGCTCCGCGTCGGCTACGGCATCGCCAGCGAGGCGCTCATCCGCGCTGTTGAACCGGCTCGCGAGCCGTTTAACACGTCGACCGTCGCCCAAGCGGCCGCGGCGGCCGCCCTTGATGACCAGGCGTTCATCCGCACCTGCGTCGAACAAAACCATGCCGAGTTGGAGCGGTATTACCGCTTTTGCGCGGAACACGGTCTGAAGTACTATCCGTCGCAAACGAACTTTTTGTTTATCGACTTCGGCATTGACGGCGATGAGGTGTTCCAATATTTGCTCGAGCGGGGCATTATCGTCCGCTCCGGCCGGGCGCTCGGTTTGCCGACCGGCGTGCGCATCACCGTCGGCACGAAAGAGCAAAACGACCGGGTGCTTGAAACGATTTCGCACATGCTTCGCGAAAAACAGCTCGCCTGA
- a CDS encoding menaquinol-cytochrome c reductase cytochrome b/c subunit, producing MHRGKGMKFVGDSRIPAVRKPNIPKDYSEYPGKTEVFWPNFLLKEWLVGSVFLVGFLCLTVAHPSPLERIADPTDTTYVPLPDWYFLFLYQLLKYSYASGPYTVIGAIVMPGLAFAALLLAPFLDRGPQRRPWKRPVATGMMLLALASIVYLTWESVVTHDWKKAAEQGKIRAEVEIDTNAEGYKIAQANTCTSCHGQNLSGGAGPSLIGTGLTPEEIAKIAKEGQGSMPAGIFKGTDEELKKMAEFIAGLKAE from the coding sequence ATGCATCGCGGAAAAGGAATGAAGTTCGTCGGCGATTCCCGTATTCCCGCGGTAAGAAAACCGAATATTCCGAAGGACTATTCGGAATACCCCGGGAAAACGGAAGTGTTTTGGCCGAACTTCCTGTTGAAGGAATGGCTTGTCGGTTCGGTCTTTCTCGTCGGTTTTTTATGCCTGACGGTCGCCCACCCGTCGCCGCTTGAGAGAATCGCCGACCCGACGGACACGACGTATGTGCCGCTGCCTGACTGGTATTTCTTGTTCTTATACCAATTGCTCAAATATTCGTACGCGTCCGGTCCGTATACGGTTATCGGCGCGATCGTCATGCCGGGCTTGGCGTTTGCCGCTTTGCTGCTGGCGCCGTTTTTGGACCGCGGCCCGCAGCGCCGTCCATGGAAGCGCCCGGTCGCGACCGGGATGATGCTGTTGGCGCTCGCTTCGATCGTTTATTTGACATGGGAGTCGGTCGTCACGCATGACTGGAAGAAGGCGGCCGAGCAAGGGAAAATTCGTGCGGAAGTGGAAATTGATACGAACGCCGAAGGGTACAAAATCGCTCAGGCGAATACGTGTACGTCATGCCATGGGCAAAACTTATCCGGAGGCGCCGGTCCGTCGCTCATCGGCACCGGTTTGACGCCGGAGGAGATTGCGAAAATCGCCAAGGAAGGGCAAGGCAGCATGCCGGCCGGCATTTTCAAAGGCACGGATGAAGAGTTGAAAAAAATGGCGGAATTCATCGCCGGCTTAAAAGCGGAATAA
- a CDS encoding tetratricopeptide repeat protein, with product MTRVEQIIHLVESGNIDQALALVPKVKKYGNDEEKYALADCLYAWGMPEEAKELLEELAVRYPDDGDVRLFLAEVYTELEAEEEALAILAEVGEDDPQFVRACLLAADLYEMQGLAEVSEQKLRQAYKKAPDEPVVQFALAELYFSLGEYAKSVPFYEQVQKNVREMAGVLVAERLAEALSRIGEFEAALPHYEKALEQKTDSRTLFAYGFTALQAGYVQTAIDKLSALKELDPDYTPLYLYLAKAYEQEGQLRKSYETAHEGIRIDEWNKELRLYAGKLALKLNKPAEAEKQLKKALEIDGGYVEALTALSALWLHEQRYEEVVSLLERAMADGEYDPQFEWDLGRAKHRLEMYDDALNHYAEAYNFFKYNVDFLEEYGYFLIEEGNRAGAREIFQQIVALDPGHAEAAEMLLGLEE from the coding sequence ATGACACGTGTTGAACAAATCATTCACCTAGTAGAAAGTGGAAATATTGATCAAGCGTTGGCGCTTGTGCCAAAGGTGAAAAAATACGGAAACGACGAAGAGAAATATGCGCTTGCTGATTGCTTGTATGCATGGGGAATGCCGGAAGAGGCCAAAGAGCTGCTTGAGGAGTTGGCCGTCCGCTACCCGGACGATGGCGATGTCCGCTTGTTTTTGGCGGAAGTGTATACCGAGCTTGAGGCTGAAGAGGAAGCGCTCGCCATTTTGGCTGAGGTCGGCGAAGACGATCCGCAGTTTGTCCGGGCGTGCTTGCTCGCCGCTGATTTATATGAAATGCAAGGGTTGGCGGAAGTGAGCGAGCAAAAGCTCCGTCAAGCGTATAAAAAGGCCCCCGATGAGCCTGTTGTTCAATTCGCCTTGGCTGAATTGTATTTTTCGCTCGGTGAATATGCGAAAAGTGTGCCGTTTTACGAACAAGTGCAAAAAAATGTGCGCGAGATGGCCGGTGTTCTCGTTGCCGAACGGCTTGCCGAGGCGCTCAGCCGCATCGGAGAGTTTGAGGCGGCCCTTCCGCATTATGAGAAGGCGCTTGAGCAAAAAACGGACAGCCGGACGCTGTTCGCTTACGGGTTCACCGCTTTGCAGGCCGGTTATGTGCAAACGGCCATCGACAAGCTCAGCGCCTTAAAAGAACTTGATCCGGACTACACCCCTCTTTACTTATATTTGGCGAAGGCATATGAACAGGAAGGGCAGCTTCGAAAGAGCTATGAAACAGCGCACGAAGGAATCCGCATTGATGAATGGAACAAAGAGCTTCGCCTTTACGCCGGTAAGCTTGCGCTGAAACTCAACAAACCGGCCGAAGCGGAAAAACAGCTGAAAAAGGCGCTTGAAATCGATGGCGGCTATGTTGAAGCGCTGACGGCGTTATCGGCGCTTTGGCTTCATGAGCAGCGCTATGAGGAGGTCGTGTCGCTCCTCGAGCGGGCGATGGCCGACGGCGAGTACGATCCGCAGTTTGAGTGGGATTTAGGGCGCGCCAAACACCGGTTGGAGATGTATGACGATGCATTAAACCATTACGCTGAGGCATATAATTTCTTTAAGTATAACGTCGATTTTCTCGAAGAGTACGGATATTTTCTCATCGAGGAAGGAAATCGGGCCGGAGCGAGAGAAATATTTCAACAAATCGTTGCTCTCGACCCGGGCCATGCGGAAGCGGCCGAGATGTTGCTTGGGCTCGAGGAGTAG
- the aroA gene encoding 3-phosphoshikimate 1-carboxyvinyltransferase yields the protein MQLPTNVSSLRGTLEVPGDKSISHRAVMLGALASGRTVIDHFLPGADCLSTIDCFRKLGVDIRQDGTHVTVEGAGPGGLREPSAVLDVGNSGTTARLLLGILAGQPFHTCLVGDESIAKRPMARVTKPLREMGAHIDGRDGGNYTPLAIRGGELRPLHYTSPVASAQVKSAILLAGLFADGVTSVTEPHRSRDHTERMIRLFGGEVNIDGLTISVAGPQSLCGTHIYVPGDISSAAFFLVAGAIVPNSEITLKNVGLNPTRTGIIDVLTQMGADMTIEHVRHEDTEPVGDITIRTSALQAVEIGGDLIPRLIDEIPIMALLATQAEGTTVIKDASELKVKETNRIDTVVTELKKFGADIEATDDGMIIRGKTPLVADRIVVDSHGDHRIGMMLAIAACCAKGEIRLERPEAVAVSYPTFFADLRSLL from the coding sequence ATGCAGCTGCCAACGAACGTGTCATCGCTCCGGGGGACGCTTGAAGTGCCCGGCGACAAATCGATTTCCCACCGCGCCGTCATGCTTGGGGCGCTCGCTTCCGGCCGGACGGTCATTGATCACTTTCTGCCCGGGGCCGATTGTTTAAGCACGATCGATTGTTTCCGCAAACTTGGCGTCGACATTCGCCAGGACGGGACGCATGTCACGGTTGAAGGGGCGGGGCCCGGTGGGCTTCGCGAGCCAAGTGCAGTGCTTGATGTCGGCAACTCCGGTACAACGGCGCGCCTGCTCCTTGGCATTTTGGCCGGCCAGCCGTTTCACACTTGCCTTGTTGGCGACGAGTCAATTGCCAAACGGCCCATGGCGCGGGTGACGAAGCCGCTTCGTGAGATGGGTGCGCACATTGACGGGCGCGATGGGGGCAATTATACACCGCTTGCGATCCGCGGCGGGGAGCTTCGTCCGCTCCACTACACCTCGCCGGTGGCGAGCGCCCAAGTGAAATCGGCCATTTTGCTCGCCGGCTTGTTTGCCGACGGGGTGACGTCTGTTACTGAACCGCACCGTTCGCGCGACCATACAGAGCGAATGATCCGGCTGTTTGGCGGTGAAGTGAACATCGACGGCTTAACCATCTCGGTGGCCGGCCCGCAGTCTTTATGCGGGACACACATTTACGTTCCCGGTGATATTTCATCGGCCGCTTTTTTCCTTGTAGCCGGCGCCATTGTACCAAACAGCGAAATTACGCTGAAAAATGTCGGCTTAAATCCGACGCGGACCGGTATTATCGATGTGCTCACACAAATGGGGGCTGACATGACGATCGAACATGTCCGCCATGAAGATACGGAACCAGTCGGCGATATCACGATTCGGACATCGGCGCTCCAAGCTGTGGAAATTGGCGGCGACTTGATTCCAAGGCTGATCGATGAAATCCCCATCATGGCCTTATTGGCAACGCAGGCGGAAGGGACAACCGTCATTAAAGATGCCAGTGAATTGAAAGTGAAAGAAACAAACCGGATCGATACCGTTGTCACCGAGCTGAAAAAATTTGGCGCCGATATTGAAGCGACCGATGACGGGATGATCATCCGCGGCAAAACGCCGCTTGTAGCTGATCGGATTGTGGTTGACAGCCACGGGGATCACCGGATCGGCATGATGCTTGCCATCGCCGCCTGCTGTGCGAAAGGAGAAATCCGCCTCGAGCGTCCGGAAGCGGTCGCGGTCTCCTATCCAACCTTTTTTGCTGATCTTCGTTCTTTGCTGTAG
- a CDS encoding YpiF family protein → MKWTSGDVATYEKERDYIDTALIPLLPVSIRQGARRLASGGELVGLVAAEAERQLRGRVFLLPAFVYFADEPRASLAERLADWTSRLEQEGMKHVFYVTCDRAWQEEAAKADRVWLVPAVPLESMDESYKHELVHGQAAELIRFFVNRWTKD, encoded by the coding sequence ATGAAATGGACAAGCGGGGACGTCGCCACCTACGAAAAAGAGCGCGACTATATTGATACGGCGCTTATTCCGCTTTTGCCGGTGTCAATTCGTCAAGGGGCGAGACGGCTTGCTTCCGGCGGGGAGCTTGTCGGGCTCGTGGCCGCCGAGGCTGAGCGGCAGCTGAGAGGCCGTGTCTTTTTGCTGCCGGCGTTTGTGTATTTTGCCGACGAGCCGCGGGCATCGCTGGCAGAGCGGCTGGCAGATTGGACAAGCCGGCTTGAACAGGAGGGGATGAAGCATGTGTTTTACGTGACGTGTGACCGGGCGTGGCAAGAGGAGGCGGCGAAAGCCGACCGCGTTTGGCTTGTTCCCGCCGTTCCGCTCGAGAGCATGGACGAGTCGTATAAGCATGAGCTCGTCCATGGGCAGGCGGCCGAGCTCATCCGCTTTTTCGTCAACCGCTGGACGAAAGACTAG
- the qcrA gene encoding menaquinol-cytochrome c reductase iron-sulfur subunit, giving the protein MSDNKHRVTRRQFLNYTLTGVGGFMAAGMLMPMLRFAFDPILKDTAGTDMVAVADVKELTTEPKRFDFKVKVKDAWYESEEPRSAWVYKDEKGDIIALSPICKHLGCTVDWNTDKKHPNHFFCPCHYGLYTKDGTNVPGTPPMHPLDRYEYQVKDGKLYLGKAKPRGEA; this is encoded by the coding sequence ATGAGCGACAACAAACATCGCGTAACGAGACGTCAATTTTTAAACTACACGCTGACCGGCGTCGGCGGCTTCATGGCAGCCGGGATGCTCATGCCGATGCTCCGCTTTGCTTTCGACCCGATCTTGAAAGATACGGCAGGTACGGATATGGTCGCGGTAGCGGACGTCAAAGAGCTGACGACGGAACCAAAGCGCTTTGACTTTAAGGTGAAGGTGAAAGACGCTTGGTACGAGTCGGAAGAGCCGAGATCAGCTTGGGTGTACAAGGATGAAAAAGGCGATATCATCGCTCTGTCGCCGATTTGTAAACACCTTGGCTGTACGGTCGACTGGAATACGGATAAAAAGCATCCGAACCACTTTTTCTGTCCATGCCACTACGGGCTCTATACGAAAGATGGCACGAACGTTCCGGGGACGCCGCCGATGCACCCACTGGATCGCTATGAGTATCAAGTGAAAGACGGGAAGCTGTATTTAGGCAAAGCGAAACCAAGAGGGGAGGCGTAA
- a CDS encoding prephenate dehydrogenase gives MQGNVFVVGLGLIGGSIALAIKKAHPEAVIIGYDVNSHQLGLARSLKVIDEAVHSVEDGLEQADLIVLATPVMQTEALLLSMPLERLKRGAIVTDVGSTKQRIVQGARRLLDHGVAFIGGHPMAGSHKSGVAAARAHLFENAFYILTPTDSVPPQQIGRLKQWLSGTKAQFVVLTPEQHDRITGVISHFPHLIAASLVHQAREYENENALVSRLAAGGFRDITRIASSNPEMWRDIFIHNKCELLALFDRWIAEMGRLRSFVEEENSIAIYHYFLEAKQFRDGLPVRTKGAIPSFYDLYVDVPDYPGVISEVTGYLAEENISITNIRIIETREEIYGVLRLSFQSEEDRARAKACLAKHTNYATYEG, from the coding sequence TTGCAAGGAAACGTGTTTGTTGTCGGTCTCGGTTTGATCGGCGGGTCGATTGCGTTAGCCATTAAAAAGGCGCATCCAGAGGCAGTGATCATCGGCTATGACGTCAACAGCCATCAGCTCGGTTTGGCACGCTCACTCAAAGTGATTGATGAAGCCGTCCATTCCGTAGAAGACGGGCTCGAACAGGCCGATTTGATTGTTCTCGCCACCCCGGTCATGCAGACGGAGGCGTTGCTTTTGTCCATGCCGCTTGAGCGGCTAAAACGCGGCGCCATCGTCACCGATGTCGGCAGCACGAAGCAGCGCATCGTTCAAGGCGCCCGCCGCCTTTTGGATCACGGCGTGGCCTTTATCGGCGGCCATCCGATGGCCGGGTCGCATAAAAGCGGTGTAGCCGCGGCGCGCGCGCATTTGTTTGAAAACGCCTTTTACATTTTGACGCCGACGGACAGCGTGCCGCCGCAGCAGATCGGGCGGCTGAAACAATGGCTTTCCGGAACGAAAGCACAGTTTGTCGTCTTAACGCCGGAACAGCATGACCGCATCACCGGGGTGATCAGCCATTTTCCGCACTTGATTGCAGCAAGTCTTGTCCATCAGGCGCGTGAGTATGAAAACGAGAACGCCCTCGTCAGCCGGCTCGCAGCCGGCGGTTTCCGTGATATTACCCGCATCGCGTCAAGCAATCCAGAAATGTGGCGCGACATTTTTATCCATAATAAGTGCGAGCTGCTCGCGCTTTTTGACCGCTGGATCGCTGAAATGGGACGGCTGCGCTCGTTTGTCGAGGAGGAAAACAGCATCGCCATTTATCATTACTTTCTTGAAGCAAAACAATTTCGCGACGGATTGCCGGTGCGGACAAAAGGGGCGATTCCGTCGTTTTACGATTTGTATGTTGACGTACCCGACTACCCGGGCGTCATTTCCGAAGTGACCGGCTATTTGGCCGAGGAAAACATCAGCATTACAAATATTCGCATTATCGAGACGCGCGAGGAAATTTACGGGGTGCTTCGCCTCAGTTTCCAAAGCGAAGAGGATCGGGCGCGGGCGAAAGCGTGCCTCGCCAAGCATACGAACTATGCGACATATGAAGGATAG